A region from the Sandaracinus amylolyticus genome encodes:
- a CDS encoding YXWGXW repeat-containing protein: MSSFLRRIVTGAVLVLAMANAGCYATVARGRAGVVVYDPPPPPVATVTYAQSPAPYQGAVWVEGHYEWDGYQYAWVDGYWIEPRPGYAFVQPRWERRGSGYVYIQGGWRDGRGVIVSPPPPRRAVVATPPYRGGVVVQQPAYRGGVVVQPPPRQGTVVVTPPPRGGVVVTPPPRGGGVVVSPPPRGGVVVTPPPRGGGVVVTPPPRGGGVVVSPPRGGGVVVQQPQQRRSSGVVVTPPPQRGGGGGGGGRVIVRPPR; encoded by the coding sequence ATGAGCTCGTTCCTGCGCCGGATCGTCACGGGAGCCGTCCTCGTGCTCGCGATGGCGAACGCCGGTTGCTACGCCACCGTCGCGCGCGGACGCGCGGGCGTGGTCGTCTACGATCCGCCGCCCCCGCCGGTCGCGACCGTGACCTACGCGCAGAGCCCCGCGCCGTACCAGGGCGCGGTGTGGGTCGAGGGCCACTACGAGTGGGACGGCTACCAGTACGCGTGGGTCGACGGCTACTGGATCGAGCCGCGCCCCGGCTACGCGTTCGTGCAGCCGCGCTGGGAGCGCCGCGGGAGCGGCTACGTGTACATCCAGGGCGGCTGGCGTGACGGGCGCGGCGTGATCGTGTCGCCTCCGCCGCCGCGCCGCGCGGTCGTCGCGACGCCGCCGTACCGAGGCGGCGTGGTGGTGCAGCAGCCGGCCTATCGCGGCGGCGTGGTGGTGCAGCCGCCGCCGCGGCAGGGCACGGTCGTGGTGACGCCCCCGCCGCGCGGAGGCGTCGTCGTGACGCCGCCGCCGCGTGGTGGAGGCGTGGTGGTGAGCCCGCCGCCGCGTGGTGGTGTGGTCGTGACGCCGCCGCCGCGTGGTGGAGGCGTCGTGGTGACGCCGCCGCCGCGTGGTGGAGGCGTGGTGGTGAGCCCGCCGCGTGGTGGGGGCGTGGTGGTGCAGCAGCCGCAGCAGCGCCGCAGCAGTGGCGTGGTCGTGACCCCGCCGCCGCAGCGTGGAGGCGGCGGTGGTGGCGGTGGCCGCGTGATCGTGCGCCCGCCTCGCTGA
- a CDS encoding GNAT family N-acetyltransferase, giving the protein MPYPADPSARTAILDLLGSVWPHVPPSVEHASRWGADWCEVSTPFVRWEDARALSLVGVLRLPMRVNGRDVTLAGIHGVCTRAAHRGRGLFRSAIDEALRFAEREIGETAILWTEEPAIYERFGFRRAFEQIATLDVDVTPVRDARSRRLDPDLDEDLALLKRMLASRAPVSDRLATREPGWHFLIDLALHGSLAPALVHLPALDAIVAVEDRGRALRIHDVIAPRIPDVGELVAHLGGAPWGVEIALTCDLLCPRAHDSIPHDATDVLMVRGPLDVPPPFALSSLVRC; this is encoded by the coding sequence ATGCCCTATCCCGCCGATCCCTCCGCGCGCACCGCGATCCTCGATCTGCTCGGCTCGGTCTGGCCGCACGTCCCACCTTCGGTGGAGCACGCGTCGCGGTGGGGCGCGGACTGGTGCGAGGTCTCGACACCCTTCGTGCGCTGGGAGGATGCACGCGCGCTCTCGCTCGTCGGCGTGCTGCGCCTGCCGATGCGCGTGAACGGCCGCGACGTGACGCTCGCCGGCATCCACGGCGTCTGCACGCGCGCCGCACATCGCGGACGGGGTCTCTTCCGCAGCGCGATCGACGAGGCCCTCCGCTTCGCGGAGCGCGAGATCGGCGAGACCGCGATCCTCTGGACCGAAGAGCCCGCGATCTACGAGCGCTTCGGGTTCCGCCGCGCGTTCGAGCAGATCGCGACGCTCGACGTCGACGTCACGCCCGTGCGCGACGCCCGCTCACGCCGCCTCGATCCCGATCTCGACGAAGACCTCGCGCTCCTGAAGCGCATGCTCGCATCGCGCGCGCCGGTCTCCGATCGCCTCGCCACGCGCGAGCCCGGCTGGCACTTCCTGATCGACCTCGCGCTGCACGGCTCGCTCGCGCCCGCGCTCGTGCACCTGCCCGCGCTCGACGCGATCGTCGCCGTCGAGGATCGCGGCCGCGCGCTGCGCATCCACGACGTGATCGCGCCGCGCATTCCCGACGTCGGCGAGCTCGTCGCGCACCTCGGCGGCGCACCGTGGGGCGTGGAGATCGCGCTCACCTGCGACCTCCTCTGCCCTCGCGCGCACGACTCGATCCCGCACGACGCGACCGACGTGCTCATGGTGCGGGGCCCGCTCGACGTGCCGCCGCCGTTCGCGCTCTCGTCGCTCGTGCGCTGCTGA
- a CDS encoding GAP family protein translates to MPAATAVIGDVLPLAVGIGVFPVPIIATLLTLFSRRGRANGAAFAASWIVGIGLLTTVAALVADGAASASEDATSAAVSWVKLLVGVALLGAALRKWRARPGPGETAEMPKWMASVDEYSPRNAVRAGLLLSAANPKNWALAGAAGSTIGQVEMSASETAVCVAVFTGLASLSVAGPVLYRLGGGERAERALGQAQSWLVQNNAAILTVVLLIFGVQLVGKGLAGLSV, encoded by the coding sequence GTGCCGGCGGCGACCGCGGTCATTGGTGACGTTCTGCCCCTCGCGGTCGGGATCGGCGTGTTTCCGGTGCCGATCATCGCGACGCTGCTCACGCTCTTCTCCCGCCGCGGCCGCGCGAACGGCGCTGCGTTCGCGGCGTCGTGGATCGTCGGCATCGGGCTCCTGACGACCGTCGCCGCGCTGGTCGCCGATGGTGCGGCGAGCGCGTCGGAGGACGCGACGAGCGCCGCGGTGAGCTGGGTGAAGCTGCTGGTCGGGGTCGCGCTGCTCGGCGCGGCGCTGCGCAAGTGGCGAGCTCGCCCGGGCCCCGGCGAGACCGCCGAGATGCCGAAGTGGATGGCGTCGGTCGACGAGTACTCGCCGAGGAACGCCGTGCGAGCAGGGCTGCTCCTCTCCGCCGCGAACCCGAAGAACTGGGCCCTCGCGGGCGCGGCGGGATCCACCATCGGGCAGGTGGAGATGTCCGCCTCCGAGACGGCGGTGTGCGTGGCGGTCTTCACCGGCCTCGCGAGCCTCTCCGTCGCGGGGCCGGTGCTCTATCGGCTGGGGGGCGGCGAGCGGGCCGAGCGCGCGCTGGGCCAGGCTCAGTCGTGGCTGGTCCAGAACAACGCCGCGATCCTGACCGTGGTGCTGCTGATCTTCGGCGTGCAGCTCGTCGGCAAGGGGCTGGCGGGGCTCTCGGTGTGA
- the rlmN gene encoding 23S rRNA (adenine(2503)-C(2))-methyltransferase RlmN — MSTLPRPELAPPAHPLERLPEEWAAVLESWGEPKYRGLQVFRWLHQRGVFDAEQMTDLPKSLRRKLADESLVPPLSIAQAHESEDGTRKLLVSLPDARTVETVLIPMKSTQPGDGYTPEDDSEDVEPTSAWVTQCISSQVGCAMACTFCASGIAGFKRHLSAAEIVGQVLAGRDQLEASGERVRNVVFMGMGEPLHNYAAVARALTLLCHPDGLGLSKRRVTVSTSGLVPEIDRLGTEFGGQVQLAISLHATSDERRSEVMPINKKYPLAELLAALKRYPLPKRRRITIEYTLIEGVNASTGDAKALAKLLRGIPVKVNLIPMNAVDDNPLRAPSWETVDAFQETLRGQGVPNFVRRRKGDDIAAACGQLALRGEKKKVRVPLPTVRS, encoded by the coding sequence ATGTCGACTCTCCCTCGTCCCGAGCTCGCTCCTCCCGCCCATCCCCTCGAGCGCTTGCCCGAGGAGTGGGCCGCGGTGCTCGAGTCGTGGGGCGAGCCGAAGTACCGCGGGCTCCAGGTGTTCCGCTGGCTGCATCAGCGCGGCGTCTTCGACGCCGAGCAGATGACCGATCTCCCGAAGTCGCTCCGTCGCAAGCTCGCGGACGAGTCGCTCGTGCCTCCGCTCTCGATCGCGCAGGCCCACGAGAGCGAGGACGGCACGCGCAAGCTGCTCGTCTCGCTGCCCGACGCGCGCACCGTCGAGACCGTGCTCATCCCGATGAAGAGCACGCAGCCCGGCGACGGCTACACGCCCGAGGACGACTCCGAGGACGTCGAGCCCACGAGCGCGTGGGTCACCCAGTGCATCTCCTCGCAGGTCGGCTGCGCGATGGCGTGCACCTTCTGCGCGTCGGGGATCGCGGGCTTCAAGCGCCACCTGAGCGCGGCCGAGATCGTCGGCCAGGTGCTCGCGGGTCGCGACCAGCTCGAGGCGAGCGGCGAGCGGGTGCGCAACGTCGTCTTCATGGGCATGGGCGAGCCGCTGCACAACTACGCGGCGGTCGCGCGCGCGCTCACGCTGCTCTGCCATCCCGACGGGCTCGGCCTCAGCAAGCGCCGCGTCACCGTGTCGACGAGCGGCCTCGTCCCCGAGATCGATCGCCTCGGCACCGAGTTCGGCGGTCAGGTGCAGCTCGCCATCTCGCTCCACGCGACCAGCGACGAGCGGCGCAGCGAGGTGATGCCGATCAACAAGAAGTATCCGCTCGCCGAGCTCCTCGCCGCGCTCAAGCGCTACCCGCTCCCGAAGCGCCGCCGGATCACGATCGAGTACACGCTGATCGAGGGCGTCAACGCGTCCACCGGCGACGCCAAGGCGCTCGCGAAGCTGCTCCGCGGCATCCCGGTGAAGGTCAACCTCATTCCGATGAACGCGGTCGACGACAACCCGCTGCGCGCGCCGAGCTGGGAGACCGTCGACGCGTTCCAGGAGACGCTGCGCGGGCAGGGCGTGCCCAACTTCGTGCGTCGCCGCAAGGGCGACGACATCGCGGCGGCGTGCGGACAGCTCGCGCTGCGCGGCGAGAAGAAGAAGGTCCGCGTCCCGCTCCCGACCGTGCGCTCCTGA
- a CDS encoding TonB C-terminal domain-containing protein — MSTTPRTPDDERVPKGTPARPRGSGALLVPPAIVLAIALVGSVSIHLPIYAGLGVLARLLESEPSPGPSRPIEISLLEPNPSEIPSEALPDETATAVEDTPPDEETPVEEAAPEPPRRRRRAPPPEPEPEPERAPEPEPEPPPPVPVPAAEPPPPPPPPPPDERTPIVQHNEDPPVEPPPDARFTAEQSRDVEEETVASVTNMVRDDAQPSPGAQQEPVEAPTEEPGNAQEDEIADMRDVEGDDRRRALPEETERPPPREREASTSRRPTAAGAESMDRGHDREAREGERARSEEGGARAMGGGAPVEQETITVSDGFGSFTITRPRATTRPEGSGEGEAGGARREGRGRGEAGEGLAIGRSGRTRGGARRGGETGVRGGPGSPLSWSQFESIYGEEELRRQREARLEERRSRSRGASRERRWQEFRAAIENFVSEVRPGNQTALDAAASPFATFLSDMHRRIHREFADRYLASIGPDASEGLNDMSLNTTLEISVNPDGTVHRVGIVATSGNILFDFGAFNSVMRAQPFPQPPDAILSGDGRAWLHWRFDRSPRQCHPTNARPFMLRNGSGTGAQVVDRGEPPEEIPSGE, encoded by the coding sequence GTGAGCACGACGCCGCGCACTCCGGACGACGAGCGCGTCCCCAAGGGCACGCCGGCACGTCCGCGAGGCAGTGGAGCGCTGCTGGTCCCGCCTGCGATCGTGCTCGCGATCGCGCTGGTGGGCTCGGTGTCGATCCACCTGCCGATCTATGCGGGGCTCGGCGTGCTCGCGCGGCTGCTCGAGAGCGAGCCGAGCCCGGGACCGAGCCGGCCGATCGAGATCTCGCTGCTCGAGCCCAACCCGTCGGAGATCCCGAGCGAAGCGCTCCCCGACGAGACCGCCACGGCGGTCGAGGACACGCCGCCCGACGAAGAAACGCCGGTCGAGGAGGCCGCGCCCGAGCCGCCGCGCCGTCGCCGACGCGCGCCGCCGCCCGAGCCCGAGCCCGAGCCGGAGCGCGCGCCCGAGCCGGAGCCCGAGCCGCCTCCGCCGGTCCCGGTGCCTGCGGCCGAGCCTCCGCCGCCGCCTCCTCCTCCGCCGCCCGACGAGCGCACGCCGATCGTGCAGCACAACGAGGACCCGCCCGTGGAGCCCCCGCCCGACGCGCGCTTCACGGCCGAGCAGTCGCGCGACGTCGAGGAGGAGACGGTCGCGAGCGTGACCAACATGGTCCGCGACGACGCCCAGCCGAGCCCGGGCGCGCAGCAGGAGCCGGTGGAGGCCCCGACCGAGGAGCCCGGCAACGCGCAGGAAGACGAGATCGCGGACATGCGCGACGTCGAGGGCGACGACCGCCGTCGCGCGCTGCCCGAAGAGACGGAGCGACCCCCGCCGCGCGAGCGCGAGGCGTCCACCTCGCGGCGACCGACCGCCGCGGGCGCGGAGAGCATGGACCGCGGCCACGATCGCGAGGCGCGCGAGGGCGAGCGCGCGCGCAGCGAAGAGGGCGGCGCGCGCGCGATGGGCGGCGGCGCGCCGGTCGAGCAGGAGACGATCACGGTCTCGGACGGCTTCGGGTCGTTCACGATCACGCGCCCGCGCGCGACGACGCGGCCCGAGGGCAGCGGCGAGGGCGAGGCGGGCGGCGCGCGCCGCGAAGGACGCGGGCGGGGCGAGGCGGGCGAGGGGCTCGCGATCGGTCGCTCGGGACGCACGCGCGGCGGTGCGCGTCGCGGCGGCGAGACCGGCGTGCGTGGCGGTCCGGGCAGCCCGCTCTCGTGGTCGCAGTTCGAGTCGATCTACGGCGAGGAGGAGCTACGGCGTCAGCGCGAGGCGCGCCTCGAGGAGCGTCGGTCGCGATCGCGCGGTGCGAGCCGCGAGCGGCGCTGGCAGGAGTTCCGCGCGGCGATCGAGAACTTCGTGAGCGAGGTGCGCCCCGGGAACCAGACCGCGCTCGACGCGGCGGCCTCGCCGTTCGCGACGTTCCTCTCGGACATGCACCGGCGCATCCACCGCGAGTTCGCGGATCGTTACCTCGCGAGCATCGGTCCCGACGCGAGCGAGGGACTGAACGACATGTCGCTCAACACCACGCTCGAGATCTCGGTGAACCCGGACGGCACCGTGCATCGCGTCGGCATCGTCGCGACGAGCGGCAACATCCTGTTCGACTTCGGCGCGTTCAACTCGGTGATGCGCGCGCAGCCGTTCCCGCAGCCGCCCGACGCGATCCTGAGCGGCGACGGACGCGCCTGGCTGCACTGGCGCTTCGATCGCAGCCCGCGCCAGTGCCACCCGACGAACGCGAGGCCGTTCATGCTGCGCAATGGCTCCGGGACGGGCGCGCAGGTGGTCGATCGCGGGGAGCCGCCCGAAGAGATCCCGTCGGGCGAGTGA
- a CDS encoding UTP--glucose-1-phosphate uridylyltransferase codes for MAESRDQESLAHESIDAPTRELLQRFGWDTQSFEALRARLRAGAAESDNHIRGRVAPPEQGDVITLPAPGSAARRALEARGREALRTGLVGAVVLAGGMATRFGGVVKAGVEAVEGRTFLDLKLSDVARLAEREDARIPIYVMTSFATHDEVERLSRALETPRAPVRCFPQYISLRLAPDGSLFHEPSDGALSPYAPGHGDLSFALRRAGLLQDFVQKGGRFLYMSNVDNLGATLDPAVIGAHLESGKQITAEVVRKEKGDKGGAPARVDGVAQIVESFRFPDGFDQDSIPVFNTNSFVLDATTLDRDFPLTWFVVRKKVEGAEAIQFERLVGELTAFLPTAFLEVERQGADGRFQPVKDPPELEHRRAEITALLRARGVL; via the coding sequence ATGGCCGAGAGCCGCGATCAAGAGTCCCTCGCCCACGAGTCGATCGACGCCCCGACGCGCGAGCTGCTTCAACGCTTCGGGTGGGACACGCAGAGCTTCGAGGCGCTGCGCGCACGGCTGCGCGCCGGCGCCGCGGAGTCCGACAACCACATCCGCGGCCGGGTCGCACCGCCCGAGCAGGGCGACGTCATCACACTTCCTGCGCCAGGCAGTGCCGCACGCAGGGCGCTCGAGGCCCGTGGGCGCGAGGCGCTGCGCACTGGGCTCGTGGGCGCGGTCGTGCTCGCGGGCGGCATGGCGACGCGCTTCGGCGGCGTCGTGAAGGCGGGCGTCGAGGCGGTCGAGGGCCGCACGTTCCTCGACCTCAAGCTCTCCGACGTCGCGCGGCTCGCGGAGCGCGAGGACGCGCGCATCCCGATCTACGTGATGACGAGCTTCGCGACGCACGACGAGGTCGAGCGCCTCTCGCGCGCGCTCGAGACCCCGCGCGCGCCGGTGCGCTGCTTCCCGCAGTACATCTCGCTGCGCCTCGCGCCCGACGGCTCGCTCTTCCACGAGCCCAGCGACGGAGCGCTCTCGCCCTACGCGCCGGGCCACGGCGATCTCAGCTTCGCGCTGCGCCGCGCCGGGCTGCTCCAGGACTTCGTGCAGAAGGGCGGACGCTTCCTCTACATGTCGAACGTCGACAACCTCGGCGCGACGCTCGATCCCGCGGTGATCGGCGCGCACCTCGAGTCGGGCAAGCAGATCACCGCCGAGGTCGTGCGCAAGGAGAAGGGCGACAAGGGCGGCGCGCCCGCGCGTGTCGACGGCGTCGCGCAGATCGTCGAGTCGTTCCGCTTCCCGGACGGCTTCGATCAGGACTCGATCCCGGTGTTCAACACGAACTCGTTCGTGCTCGACGCGACCACGCTCGATCGCGACTTCCCGCTCACGTGGTTCGTCGTGCGCAAGAAGGTCGAGGGCGCCGAAGCGATCCAGTTCGAGCGCCTCGTCGGCGAGCTCACCGCGTTCCTACCGACCGCGTTCCTCGAGGTCGAGCGCCAGGGCGCGGACGGTCGCTTCCAGCCGGTGAAGGATCCGCCCGAGCTCGAGCATCGCCGCGCGGAGATCACCGCCCTGCTGCGCGCACGCGGCGTGCTCTGA
- the queG gene encoding tRNA epoxyqueuosine(34) reductase QueG, which translates to MTLTDEVKARARELGFARIGIARAEALGPEGERLRAWLAEGRHAAMAWMEQTCEVRVDPRDERMLAGARSVIVMATPYARHEERVGPAPGVVARYARGRDYHNVIGKRAKKLADWLRASGHLARGSTDSTPVFERAWAVRAGLGFIGKNCCLIIPGLGSHVLLATVVTTAELEPDAPMGERCGSCTRCLDACPTRAFVGPRELDARRCISYLTIEHEGAIDEALREGIGDRFLGCDVCQDVCPFTRTAPPDPATTEPFAPDARWRDHDAVSVLRMDEATFDAYSLGSPVRRLKRAGAARNAAIVLGNVGGKVHLPVLRDARERDADDAVRDAAAWAITRIESREK; encoded by the coding sequence GTGACGCTCACGGACGAGGTGAAGGCGCGAGCGCGCGAGCTCGGGTTCGCGCGCATCGGGATCGCACGCGCGGAGGCGCTCGGGCCCGAGGGCGAGCGGCTGCGCGCGTGGCTCGCCGAAGGGCGTCACGCGGCGATGGCGTGGATGGAGCAGACGTGCGAGGTGCGCGTGGATCCGCGCGACGAGCGGATGCTCGCGGGCGCGCGCAGCGTGATCGTGATGGCGACGCCGTACGCGCGTCACGAGGAGCGCGTGGGGCCCGCGCCGGGTGTCGTGGCGCGGTACGCGCGCGGTCGCGACTACCACAACGTGATCGGCAAGCGCGCGAAGAAGCTCGCCGACTGGCTTCGCGCGTCGGGTCACCTCGCGCGCGGGAGCACGGACTCGACGCCGGTGTTCGAGCGCGCGTGGGCGGTGCGCGCGGGGCTCGGGTTCATCGGGAAGAACTGCTGCCTGATCATCCCGGGGCTCGGCTCGCACGTGCTGCTCGCGACGGTGGTGACGACGGCGGAGCTCGAGCCCGACGCGCCGATGGGCGAGCGCTGCGGGAGCTGCACGCGATGTCTCGACGCGTGCCCGACGCGCGCGTTCGTCGGGCCGCGCGAGCTCGATGCGCGGCGCTGCATCTCGTACCTCACGATCGAGCACGAGGGCGCGATCGACGAGGCGCTGCGCGAGGGGATCGGCGATCGGTTCCTCGGCTGCGACGTGTGCCAGGACGTGTGCCCGTTCACGCGCACTGCGCCGCCCGATCCCGCGACGACCGAGCCCTTCGCGCCCGACGCACGATGGCGCGATCACGACGCGGTGAGCGTGCTGCGGATGGACGAGGCGACGTTCGACGCGTACTCGCTGGGCTCGCCGGTGCGACGGCTCAAGCGGGCCGGCGCTGCGCGCAACGCGGCGATCGTGCTCGGCAACGTCGGAGGCAAGGTGCACCTGCCGGTGCTGCGCGACGCGCGCGAGCGCGATGCGGACGACGCGGTGCGCGACGCCGCGGCGTGGGCGATCACGCGCATCGAGTCGCGCGAGAAGTGA
- a CDS encoding phosphotransferase enzyme family protein — protein MITIPRAVLAAWRAESARITPIEIGLINLTFRVDRPEGAIALQRLHPIFAGEVNLDIDAITAQLERAGMRTPRPVPTNHGGLWLEHEGVWRALTWLDGSVHTELRSPAIARAAGALVGRFHRALEHVEHRFHFTRPGAHDTARHLAKLDAALTSDGPHTAHARPIAEAILAHARELAPLAPTRARIIHGDLKISNVLFDEQGADARALLDLDTMAHGIVAHEIGDALRSWCNPGGESAEDAHVDPAIFEGALEGWSTSMRGALDADEIDSIVPGLETIALELATRFATDAIEDRYFGWDRARYASRVEHNRVRARSQLALARSVRSHRAALEAIVSRCFR, from the coding sequence GTGATCACGATCCCGCGCGCCGTGCTCGCCGCGTGGCGCGCGGAGTCGGCGCGCATCACGCCGATCGAGATCGGCCTCATCAACCTCACGTTCCGCGTCGATCGCCCCGAGGGCGCCATCGCGCTCCAGCGCCTCCATCCGATCTTCGCGGGCGAGGTGAACCTCGACATCGACGCGATCACCGCGCAGCTCGAGCGCGCCGGGATGCGCACGCCGCGCCCCGTGCCGACGAACCACGGTGGGCTCTGGCTCGAGCACGAAGGCGTCTGGCGCGCCCTCACCTGGCTCGACGGGAGCGTGCACACCGAGCTGCGCAGCCCCGCGATCGCGCGCGCCGCCGGCGCGCTCGTCGGTCGCTTCCACCGCGCGCTCGAGCACGTCGAGCACCGCTTCCACTTCACGCGCCCCGGCGCGCACGACACCGCGCGTCACCTCGCGAAGCTCGACGCCGCGCTCACCAGCGACGGCCCGCACACCGCACACGCGCGCCCGATCGCCGAAGCGATCCTCGCGCATGCGCGCGAGCTCGCACCGCTCGCGCCCACGCGCGCCCGCATCATCCACGGCGACCTCAAGATCTCGAACGTGCTGTTCGACGAGCAAGGCGCCGACGCACGCGCGCTCCTCGATCTCGACACGATGGCGCACGGCATCGTCGCCCACGAGATTGGCGACGCGCTGCGCTCGTGGTGCAACCCCGGCGGCGAGAGCGCGGAGGACGCGCACGTCGATCCCGCGATCTTCGAGGGCGCGCTCGAGGGCTGGAGCACGTCGATGCGCGGCGCGCTCGACGCCGACGAGATCGACTCGATCGTCCCCGGTCTCGAGACCATCGCGCTCGAGCTCGCGACGCGCTTCGCGACCGACGCGATCGAGGATCGCTACTTCGGATGGGATCGCGCCCGCTATGCGTCGCGCGTCGAGCACAACCGCGTGCGCGCTCGCTCCCAGCTCGCGCTCGCGCGCTCGGTGCGCTCACACCGCGCCGCGCTCGAAGCGATCGTCTCGCGCTGCTTCCGCTAG
- a CDS encoding glutathione S-transferase N-terminal domain-containing protein, with protein sequence MIDLYYWPTPNGWKITIALEELGLPYAVKPVNIGRGEQFRPEFLAISPNNRMPAIVDDDPPGGGAPLAIFESGAILQYLADKTGRLVPRDVRARYEVLQWVAWQVAGLGPMAGQAHHFRQYAPEKLPYAIDRYTNEVNRLYGVLDRRLSDREFVAGEYSIADIAIYPWVVPWQAQGQQLSDFPHLERWFRTIEAREAVKRGLEVGKELRVPKMDDDAKKVLFGQTAKSVREQR encoded by the coding sequence ATGATCGACCTGTACTACTGGCCCACACCGAACGGCTGGAAGATCACCATCGCGCTCGAGGAGCTCGGGCTTCCGTACGCGGTGAAGCCGGTGAACATCGGGCGCGGAGAGCAATTCCGCCCCGAATTCCTGGCGATCAGCCCGAACAACCGGATGCCCGCGATCGTCGACGACGACCCGCCCGGCGGTGGTGCGCCGCTCGCGATCTTCGAGTCGGGCGCGATCCTGCAGTACCTCGCGGACAAGACGGGGCGACTCGTGCCGCGTGACGTGCGCGCGCGGTACGAGGTGCTGCAGTGGGTGGCGTGGCAGGTGGCAGGGCTCGGGCCGATGGCGGGCCAGGCGCACCACTTCCGACAGTACGCGCCGGAGAAGCTGCCGTACGCGATCGATCGCTACACGAACGAGGTGAACCGCCTCTACGGCGTGCTCGATCGGCGGCTCTCGGATCGCGAGTTCGTCGCAGGCGAGTACTCCATCGCCGACATCGCGATCTACCCGTGGGTCGTGCCGTGGCAGGCGCAGGGGCAGCAGCTCTCGGATTTCCCGCACCTCGAGCGCTGGTTCCGCACGATCGAAGCGCGCGAGGCGGTGAAGCGCGGCCTCGAGGTCGGGAAGGAGCTGCGCGTGCCGAAGATGGACGACGACGCGAAGAAGGTGCTCTTCGGGCAGACGGCGAAGAGCGTGCGCGAGCAGCGCTGA
- a CDS encoding DUF4388 domain-containing protein, whose protein sequence is MVVSEEGVALRAGDVRSAELLETHLARVLRVLEAERATGVLDVDAGGLRTTFYLREGAIVFAESGTVGETLGRVLVTRGVITDAQYRQILRRMTDALVHDELMRFGEVAIELGILSPDQVSDGLRAQMRMRVVRCLQLDQARWIFRDDADAVASVARFAVQLPAVLLEALSEPQEAARWAMRLAAHGELAIVLAAPPSEIATRLGVGPAELRIVRALDGHQRVAAVLVPDAPDLEPRAAILATLLLLDLAELRTITSVTQQRPQRAPEPASAEVIRPATDDVAARASGAAARLRDEVERRRHAAPTARREETRTRLSAEERYAEGRRWLREGKPQLAQRELRAAAEAMPDANEYRLAEAFADWLCADDDVLRAAAHDVLTHWITQTLKADRRNALGHYAQGRIFAAAGDHAQALKAFTIASKLDPSDVEAARWVRVTKQRAGAR, encoded by the coding sequence ATGGTGGTGTCGGAGGAAGGGGTCGCGCTGCGCGCCGGAGACGTACGCAGCGCAGAGCTCCTCGAGACGCACCTCGCGCGCGTGCTGCGCGTGCTCGAGGCAGAGCGCGCCACCGGCGTGCTCGACGTCGACGCAGGCGGACTGCGCACGACGTTCTACCTGCGCGAAGGTGCCATCGTGTTCGCGGAGTCGGGCACCGTCGGCGAGACGCTCGGCCGCGTGCTCGTGACGCGCGGTGTGATCACCGACGCGCAGTATCGACAGATCCTGCGCCGCATGACCGACGCGCTCGTGCACGACGAGCTGATGCGCTTCGGTGAGGTCGCGATCGAGCTCGGGATCCTCTCGCCCGATCAGGTCTCCGACGGGTTGCGCGCGCAGATGCGCATGCGCGTCGTGCGATGCCTGCAGCTCGATCAGGCGCGATGGATCTTCCGCGACGACGCCGACGCGGTCGCGTCGGTCGCGCGCTTCGCGGTGCAGCTCCCGGCGGTGCTGCTCGAAGCGCTCTCCGAGCCGCAAGAAGCCGCGCGATGGGCGATGCGGCTCGCCGCGCACGGTGAGCTCGCGATCGTGCTCGCCGCGCCGCCGAGCGAGATCGCGACGCGGCTCGGTGTCGGCCCCGCGGAGCTGCGCATCGTGCGTGCGCTCGATGGCCACCAGCGCGTCGCCGCGGTGCTCGTCCCCGACGCGCCGGATCTCGAGCCGCGCGCCGCGATCCTCGCGACGCTCCTGCTCCTCGATCTCGCCGAGCTCCGCACGATCACCTCGGTCACGCAGCAGCGCCCGCAGCGCGCGCCCGAGCCCGCGAGCGCCGAGGTGATCCGCCCCGCGACCGACGACGTCGCCGCGCGCGCGAGCGGTGCCGCAGCGCGCCTTCGCGACGAGGTCGAGCGCCGTCGCCACGCAGCGCCCACCGCGCGCCGCGAGGAGACGCGCACGCGCCTGTCCGCCGAGGAGCGTTACGCCGAGGGACGCCGCTGGCTGCGCGAGGGCAAGCCCCAGCTCGCGCAGCGCGAGCTGCGCGCCGCGGCGGAGGCCATGCCCGACGCGAACGAGTACCGCCTCGCCGAGGCGTTCGCGGACTGGCTCTGCGCCGACGACGACGTGCTCCGCGCCGCCGCGCACGACGTGCTCACGCACTGGATCACCCAGACGCTGAAGGCCGATCGCCGCAACGCGCTCGGGCACTACGCACAGGGCCGCATCTTCGCGGCCGCAGGCGATCACGCGCAGGCGCTCAAGGCGTTCACGATCGCGAGCAAGCTCGACCCCAGCGACGTCGAGGCCGCGCGCTGGGTGCGCGTCACGAAGCAGCGCGCCGGCGCGCGGTGA